In one Nicotiana tomentosiformis chromosome 6, ASM39032v3, whole genome shotgun sequence genomic region, the following are encoded:
- the LOC104092039 gene encoding uncharacterized protein yields MRFLSRRIRTVTANGDGGISMLGLGKRGIATSCRAVLCPRFGGPEVLEFHQNVVVPDLKPNQVLVRARAVSINPLDTRMRAGYGRSIFEPVLPLILGRDISGEVAAVGNSVKSLIVGQEVFGALHPTAVRGTYTDYAILAEDELAPKPGSLSHVEASAIPFAALTAWRALKSTARIRVGHRVLVIGGGGAVGFSAIQLAVAAGCHVSSTCGESISISRILAAGAEQAVDYTTEDCEIALKGHFDAVLDTIGVPETERIGINLLKRGGHYMTLQGEAASFTDRYGLAIGLPLATAILLKKQIQYRYSHGIEYWWNYMRADAEGLHEIRRLSEAGKLRIPVDKTFPLSQAREAHEAKDRRRIPGKVVLEID; encoded by the exons ATGCGATTCTTATCGCGGAGAATTAGGACTGTTACTGCTAATGGAGATGGAGGGATTTCGATGTTAGGTTTAGGCAAAAGAGGTATTGCAACGAGCTGTAGAGCTGTGTTGTGTCCACGATTTGGTGGGCCCGAGGTgcttgagtttcatcaaaatgtAGTTGTTCCTGATCTAAAACCTAATCAAGTGCTTGTTCGTGCTCGTGCTGTCTCCATCAACCCCCTTGATACCAGA ATGCGAGCAGGATATGGACGTTCAATTTTCGAACCAGTTTTACCATTGATTTTGGGCCGAGATATAAGTGGTGAAGTGGCAGCTGTTGGAAATTCTGTTAAGTCACTTATAGTTGGGCAGGAGGTATTCGGTGCTCTGCATCCAACCGCTGTGAGGGGTACTTATACTGACTACGCTATTCTTGCAGAAGATGAACTTGCTCCAAAGCCAGGATCACTTTCACATGTG GAAGCCAGTGCCATCCCATTTGCTGCCCTAACTGCTTGGCGTGCGTTAAAAAGTACTGCCAGAATAAGAGTGGG GCATAGGGTATTGGTCATAGGTGGAGGAGGAGCAGTAGGTTTCTCTGCAATTCAGCTTGCAGTGGCTGCAGGCTGCCATGTCTCTTCTACGTGCGGAGAAAGTATAAGTATAAGTCGCATTTTGGCAGCCGGTGCGGAGCAGGCTGTTGACTATACCACTGAG GATTGTGAAATAGCACTTAAGGGGCATTTCGATGCCGTCTTGGATACAATTGGTGTGCCAGAGACAGAGAGAATAGGTATTAATCTTTTAAAAAGAGGAGGACACTACATGACATTACAG GGGGAGGCTGCATCATTTACTGATAGGTACGGACTGGCTATTGGTCTTCCTCTAGCAACAGCCATCTTGCTGAAGAAGCAAATCCAATATCGATATTCTCATGGAATAG AATATTGGTGGAATTATATGAGGGCTGATGCTGAGGGTTTACATGAGATCCGTCGGTTATCTGAGGCTGGGAAGCTAAGAATCCCAGTAGATAAAACCTTCCCACTTTCGCAGGCCAGAGAGGCCCACGAGGCCAAGGATAGGCGACGAATTCCTGGCAAAGTTGTGCTGGAAATCGACTGA